Within the Corynebacterium tuberculostearicum genome, the region GATGGCGGTAATCGCCTGCTTGAACTTGGACTGTTCCAGCAAAGAACCGGCGGTCTCGAAGGTCTCTTCCGCCAGCTGCAGGATTTCCTTATCCTTTTCTTCCAGCGCTGCTGGTGCCGGAACCTCACCGAAGTTCTTAAACGCCATAGAAACGGTGCGGTTGACCAAGTTGCCCCAGCCATTGGCGAGTTCATTATTGATGCGGCGGACAAATTCATCCCAGGTGAAGTCCGTGTCGTTGTTTTCCGGACCGGCCACGGCGATGAAGTAGCGCAGGGCATCTGGGCCAAACTCCGCCAAGAAATCCTTGACATAGATGACAACGCCCTTGGAGGAGGAGAACTTAGAACCAGACATGGTCAAGTACTCAGAGGAGACAATTTCCGTAGGCAAATTCAGCTCGCCGTACTGGTGAAGCTCACCGCCCTTGTTGCCCTTGCCGGCATAGCCCAAAAGCTCGGCCGGCCAGATCTGGGAGTGGAAGGTGATGTTGTCCTTGCCTTGGAAGTAATAGTGGCGGGCCTCCGGGTTCTGCCAGAAGTCCTTCCAGGCTTCAGGCTGACCAGTGCGGTATGCCCACTCGATAGAGGAAGACAGGTAACCGATGACCGCATCGAACCACACGTAGAGTTTCTTGGCGTTATTGTCCTGCCAGCCCTCAACGGGGATGGGAATGCCCCAGTCAATATCGCGCGTCATGGTGCGCGGGCGCATATCCTCTAGCAAGTTCAGGGAGAACTTCAGGACGTTTGGGCGCCAGTCCTCACGGGTGGAAAGCCACTTTTGCAGCTCCTCCTTGATGGCGGGCAGATCCAGCAGGAAGTGCTCAGTTTCAATGAACTTCGGGGTCTCGCCGTTGATCTTGGAGACCGGGTTAATCAGGTCCACCGGGTCGAGCTGGTTGCCACACTCATCACACTGGTCACCGCGGGCCCCATCCGCACCGCAGATGGGGCAGGTGCCCTCAATATAGCGGTCCGGCAGGGTGCGTCCGGTAGACGGCGAAATAGCGCCCTGGGTGGTCTCTTTGAGCATGTAGCCATTGGCATACAGACCCTTGAAGAGTTCCTGTACCACGGAGTAGTGGTTACGGGTGGTGGTACGAGTAAAGAGATCGTAGGACAGGCCGAGGTTGGCTAGGTCAGTGACGATCTGGCGGTTGTAGCGGTCTGCGAGCTCGCGAACGGATACGCCTTCTTTGTCCGCTTGAACCAATAGCGGAGTGCCGTGCTCGTCCGTACCGGAGACCATGAGTACGTTGCGGCCACGCATTCGCTGGAAACG harbors:
- the metG gene encoding methionine--tRNA ligase, with translation MTESVVVNVAWPYANGPRHIGHVAGFGVPSDVFARFQRMRGRNVLMVSGTDEHGTPLLVQADKEGVSVRELADRYNRQIVTDLANLGLSYDLFTRTTTRNHYSVVQELFKGLYANGYMLKETTQGAISPSTGRTLPDRYIEGTCPICGADGARGDQCDECGNQLDPVDLINPVSKINGETPKFIETEHFLLDLPAIKEELQKWLSTREDWRPNVLKFSLNLLEDMRPRTMTRDIDWGIPIPVEGWQDNNAKKLYVWFDAVIGYLSSSIEWAYRTGQPEAWKDFWQNPEARHYYFQGKDNITFHSQIWPAELLGYAGKGNKGGELHQYGELNLPTEIVSSEYLTMSGSKFSSSKGVVIYVKDFLAEFGPDALRYFIAVAGPENNDTDFTWDEFVRRINNELANGWGNLVNRTVSMAFKNFGEVPAPAALEEKDKEILQLAEETFETAGSLLEQSKFKQAITAIMHVVGEANAYIADQEPWKLAKDETQRERLATVLWTALQVVSDCNVMLTPYLPFTAQKVHETLGREGVWAVQPEVHDVKDDIPVELVGAGLPPEGHEYPVIMGDYTQQQAKWERIQVEPGTALAKPKPLISKLDPELGETGPEWAPVTK